One segment of Pasteurella skyensis DNA contains the following:
- a CDS encoding phosphotransferase encodes MEQQLWLNNYFKQAVRFVTNFANLTACSQIIELENHQRYIIHTQTDRATKLGINYALESQILTAISPLNIAPKVIYCDAPHFILSYIDGKIPTQYSDSLLKKLAVNLVKLHQFDGSQAVTLSQHFAHLDIIERCYFLYYQLPVTEQQHIDLSVLQPIKPFSQSICHHDLHLANFVESNNQLFLIDWEYTAVSDPALDIALFFYGNNLTIEQKKDFLTHYLNLIHFNEELFTAKIAEYQPSINLLNILWNKLATNGITSLQI; translated from the coding sequence ATGGAACAGCAATTATGGCTGAATAATTATTTTAAACAAGCGGTACGATTTGTGACAAATTTTGCAAATCTTACTGCTTGTAGTCAAATTATTGAACTTGAAAACCATCAACGATATATCATACATACCCAAACTGATAGAGCCACAAAGTTAGGCATTAATTATGCTTTGGAATCGCAAATTTTAACCGCAATTTCACCACTTAATATTGCACCTAAGGTGATTTATTGTGATGCTCCACATTTTATTCTGAGTTATATTGATGGCAAAATTCCTACGCAATATTCAGATAGTTTATTAAAAAAATTAGCAGTAAATTTAGTAAAATTACATCAATTTGATGGTTCACAAGCGGTCACATTGTCACAACATTTTGCACATTTAGATATTATTGAGCGTTGCTATTTTTTATATTATCAACTTCCTGTCACAGAGCAGCAACACATTGATTTATCTGTTTTGCAACCTATCAAACCTTTTAGTCAGAGTATTTGTCATCACGATTTACATTTAGCTAATTTTGTAGAAAGCAACAATCAATTATTTTTGATTGATTGGGAATATACCGCCGTGTCTGACCCTGCTTTAGATATTGCATTATTTTTTTATGGTAACAACCTTACTATCGAACAAAAGAAAGACTTTTTAACCCATTATCTGAATTTAATCCATTTTAATGAAGAGTTGTTTACTGCCAAAATAGCAGAGTATCAGCCATCAATTAACTTATTGAATATATTATGGAATAAATTAGCGACAAATGGCATAACTTCTTTGCAAATTTAA
- the hinT gene encoding purine nucleoside phosphoramidase, protein MTKEYQETIFSKIIGKEIPADIVYQDDLVTAFRDISPQAKTHILIIPNKFIPTVNHVTTEDEKVLGRLITTAAKIAKQEGISEDGYRLIMNCNQHGGQEVFHIHMHLVGGEPLGKMLSK, encoded by the coding sequence ATGACAAAAGAATATCAAGAAACAATTTTTAGTAAAATTATCGGTAAAGAAATACCTGCTGATATTGTATATCAAGATGACTTGGTTACTGCATTTAGAGATATTTCACCTCAAGCAAAAACGCATATTTTGATTATTCCGAATAAGTTTATTCCTACGGTTAATCACGTTACAACAGAAGATGAAAAAGTATTAGGACGTTTAATTACAACAGCGGCTAAAATTGCGAAGCAAGAAGGTATTTCAGAGGATGGATACCGCTTAATTATGAATTGTAATCAGCACGGTGGACAAGAAGTATTTCATATTCATATGCATCTTGTTGGCGGTGAACCTTTAGGTAAAATGTTATCAAAATAG
- a CDS encoding DUF1425 domain-containing protein, whose amino-acid sequence MRLTQFVKIIVYVTTVILLSGCVNKASDTSLSSETPLINIEERLSQYIEVESNLESVLVKNKTAEPLGILYKVFWYGEQGTTQQSNVKWRSLRLMPKQTSVIKLKKPTLASVNYRIYLRENDTKGI is encoded by the coding sequence ATGAGATTAACGCAATTCGTCAAAATCATAGTGTATGTTACGACAGTTATCCTATTGAGTGGCTGTGTCAATAAGGCGAGTGATACATCACTGAGTAGTGAGACACCTTTAATTAATATTGAAGAGAGATTATCGCAATATATTGAGGTAGAATCTAATTTAGAGAGCGTGTTAGTTAAAAATAAGACGGCTGAACCACTTGGGATACTGTATAAGGTATTTTGGTATGGTGAACAGGGAACGACACAACAATCTAATGTAAAATGGCGATCTTTACGATTAATGCCAAAACAAACATCAGTGATTAAACTTAAAAAACCAACATTAGCTAGTGTCAATTATCGTATTTACTTACGTGAAAATGATACCAAAGGAATCTAG
- a CDS encoding metal ABC transporter substrate-binding protein, with product MKNKLLLTSLLIGSLFSPLSYAKFKVVTTFTVIQDMAQNVAGDSATVVSITKPNADIHGYQPTPKDIVKAQDANLILWNGLYLEKWFEKFLHDIGDLPNVVITDGIEPMDIYEGEYKGRPNPHTWMSPKNAEVYIENIKNAFVKYDPDNAKNYEKNAKAYLEKIRQLDAPLRAKLSQVPESQRWLATSEGAFSYLARDYGYKEAYIWPINSEQQGSPDQVKNLIDKVRKHNIPVVFSESTISPKPAKQVAKENGAKYGGVLYVDSLSNPNGPVPTYIDLLKTTVTTIVEGFEK from the coding sequence ATGAAAAATAAATTGCTCTTAACCAGTTTACTTATTGGTAGCCTATTTAGTCCATTAAGTTATGCCAAATTTAAAGTAGTAACCACTTTTACGGTTATTCAAGATATGGCTCAAAATGTAGCAGGAGATAGTGCTACTGTCGTTTCAATTACCAAACCTAATGCTGATATTCACGGCTATCAACCAACCCCTAAAGACATTGTGAAAGCACAAGATGCAAATCTTATCTTATGGAATGGTCTATATTTAGAAAAATGGTTTGAAAAATTCCTTCACGATATTGGTGATTTACCTAATGTGGTAATTACAGACGGTATCGAACCTATGGATATTTATGAAGGCGAATATAAAGGAAGACCAAATCCACACACTTGGATGTCCCCAAAAAATGCTGAAGTTTATATTGAAAATATTAAAAATGCGTTTGTAAAATACGATCCAGACAATGCCAAAAATTATGAAAAAAATGCGAAAGCGTATCTAGAAAAAATTAGACAGCTTGATGCACCATTACGAGCTAAATTATCACAAGTACCTGAATCTCAACGCTGGCTAGCAACAAGTGAAGGAGCCTTTAGCTACTTAGCAAGGGATTATGGATATAAAGAAGCTTACATTTGGCCAATCAATTCAGAACAACAAGGTTCTCCAGATCAAGTAAAAAACTTAATTGATAAAGTACGTAAACACAATATTCCAGTTGTATTTAGTGAAAGTACTATTTCACCAAAACCTGCCAAACAAGTTGCCAAAGAAAATGGTGCTAAATATGGTGGCGTTCTGTATGTAGATTCACTTTCTAATCCGAATGGTCCAGTCCCAACTTATATTGATTTATTAAAAACAACGGTGACGACTATTGTAGAAGGATTTGAAAAATAA